The Candidatus Eremiobacteraceae bacterium genome has a segment encoding these proteins:
- the gltX gene encoding glutamate--tRNA ligase — MERSNLFDRAEAIAEDRSSGSVRVRFAPAPTGSLHVGGARTALFNYLYARANKGVLVLRSEDTDVGRSTLESERAIQDDLRWLGLTWDEGTDVGGPYGPYRQTDRTDRYGLAAARLLEIGQAYLCYCTPQELEAERKEAERHGQAPKYSGKCRELTREERAAFEAQGRKPAVRFTMPQRDIYVEDLVRGSVHFPAGSIGDFVIMKSDGNPAYNFAAVVDDAEMAITHVIRADEHLPNTPRQEVLYEALELPLPLFAHVSMILAPDHQKLSKRHGATSVAEYRDQGYLPVALINYLALLGWSPGDDREFFTLDELVQRFSLERVTKSPAVFDHGKLRWFNAHYLRALPRDDRAELFATWAQRDPVVASSADIVDPLWRGLFADAMSDHVETLDQVPALARQVLADEVGIEPGSQDALSDETSRALVEELAMIAAACDDRAALVAATSKEALAQLGAKHKVKGRALFRPMRIAATGEEHGVELPILLPLLGPARLAARLRSALSSAG, encoded by the coding sequence ATGGAGCGGTCGAATTTATTCGACCGCGCAGAAGCTATCGCCGAAGATAGAAGCTCAGGCTCAGTACGTGTCCGCTTCGCGCCGGCGCCGACCGGTTCGCTGCATGTCGGCGGCGCCCGCACCGCGCTCTTCAATTATCTGTACGCACGCGCGAACAAGGGCGTGCTCGTGCTGCGCTCCGAGGACACCGACGTCGGGCGCTCGACCCTCGAGTCCGAGCGCGCCATCCAGGACGATCTGCGCTGGCTCGGCCTGACCTGGGACGAGGGCACGGATGTCGGCGGTCCCTATGGCCCATATCGTCAGACCGACCGCACCGACCGCTATGGGCTCGCGGCCGCCCGGCTGCTCGAGATCGGCCAGGCCTATCTGTGCTACTGCACGCCGCAAGAGCTCGAGGCCGAGCGCAAAGAAGCCGAGCGCCACGGTCAGGCGCCCAAGTACTCGGGCAAGTGCCGCGAGCTCACCCGCGAGGAGCGCGCCGCCTTTGAAGCGCAGGGCCGCAAGCCGGCGGTGCGCTTCACCATGCCACAGCGCGACATCTACGTCGAGGATCTCGTGCGCGGCTCGGTGCACTTCCCGGCCGGCTCGATCGGCGATTTCGTCATCATGAAATCGGACGGCAATCCCGCGTATAATTTCGCCGCCGTCGTCGACGACGCCGAGATGGCGATCACCCACGTGATCCGCGCGGACGAGCATCTGCCGAACACGCCGCGCCAAGAGGTGCTCTACGAGGCGCTCGAATTGCCGCTGCCGCTGTTCGCCCACGTTTCGATGATCCTCGCGCCGGATCACCAGAAGCTGTCGAAGCGCCATGGCGCGACGTCTGTGGCCGAATATCGCGATCAGGGCTATCTGCCAGTCGCGCTCATCAACTATCTCGCCCTGCTCGGCTGGTCGCCCGGTGACGACCGCGAGTTCTTCACGCTCGACGAGCTCGTGCAACGCTTCTCGCTCGAGCGCGTCACCAAGAGCCCGGCGGTCTTCGACCATGGCAAGCTGCGCTGGTTCAACGCGCATTACTTGCGCGCGCTGCCGCGCGACGACCGGGCGGAGCTTTTCGCGACGTGGGCGCAGCGCGATCCTGTGGTGGCATCGTCAGCCGATATCGTGGATCCGCTATGGCGCGGCCTATTCGCCGACGCGATGAGCGATCACGTCGAAACGCTGGACCAGGTGCCGGCATTGGCGCGTCAAGTGCTGGCCGATGAGGTGGGGATTGAACCCGGGTCGCAAGACGCGCTCTCCGATGAAACCTCGCGCGCGCTCGTCGAAGAGCTCGCGATGATCGCGGCGGCTTGCGACGATCGTGCGGCGCTCGTCGCTGCGACCTCGAAGGAAGCACTCGCACAGCTCGGCGCCAAACACAAGGTGAAGGGCCGAGCGCTGTTCAGGCCGATGCGAATCGCCGCGACCGGCGAGGAGCACGGCGTCGAGCTTCCGATCTTATTGCCGCTGCTCGGTCCCGCGCGACTAGCAGCCCGGCTTCGCTCCGCTCTCTCGAGCGCCGGCTGA